The genomic DNA CGCGGCTGGCTTCCTCCAGGAAATCCAGGATGTTCGTGAATCCGTCGTACGGGTGGTGCAGGATCACGTCACCGCCGCGCAGTGTGTCGAAGATCCCGCAGTCCTCGTCGCCGTCCAGGTCCGGCACGGCCGGCGCGTACGCCGGGTACGACAGGTCCGGGCGGGTCACGGGCAGACCCATCAGGTCCGCCGTGCCGAGCGGGCCGTCCAGCAGGTAGATGTCCTCGGGGGCCAGCCGCAGCCGCCCCTGCAGGAATCCGATGATCTCGGGCGGCGTGTCCCGCATGACCTCCATGCGGACCGCCGACCCGAACCGCCGCCGCCGCAGGCCGTCCTCGATGGTGGCCAGCAGGTCCTCGGCTTCCTCCTCCTCGAACTCGTAATCGGTGTTGCGGGTCACGCGGAAGGCATGCGCGGCCAGCACCTGCCGCCCCTTGAACAGCTCGGCGATGTGCGCGGCGATCACGTCCTCGAGCAGCAGCAGCGCCTCGCCGATCACCACGATGCGCGGCAGCACGCCCACCGGGACTTTCACGCGCGCGAACTCCGGTTCTTCCTCGTCACGGGCCTCCAGCAGCACCGCGAGGTTCAGGCTGAGGTTACTCAGGTACGGGAACGGGTGGCTGGGGTCCACGACCAGCGGCGTCAGCACCGGCTGAATCTCGGCGAGGTAATGCTCCCGCAGTTGCGCCCGCGCCCGCTTCCCCAGCTCATGCACCCGCGTGAGCTTCACGCCCTGCGCGTGCAGTTCCTTCAGGATGCCGCGCGTGGACCGCTCGATCTCGCGCAGCATGCCCTGCGTCCGCTCCCGCACCAGCGCCAGCGTCTCGCGCGGCTGCAATCCGTCCGGGCCGGGCGTGTTCACCCCGGCCGCAATCTGCCGGTGAACGCCCGCCACGCGCACCATGAAGAACTCGTCGAGGTTGCTGCCGCAGATGGCCGTGTACTTCAGGCGCTCAAGCAGCGGATTGCGTTCATCACGCGCCTCCGCCAGCACCCGCTCGTTGAACGCCAACCACGACAGCTCGCGGTTCAGGAACGGACTGTCGGGATTGGCGACCGTACTGTGCGTGACCGTCTCCCCCATCCCGGCAGGATGAGCCGCGCGGCGCTTACGACGAACCGCCGCAGCGGCAGGTGAGGACGGATCGGAACGCTCGGATTTGGTGGGGGACACAGTCATGACTCCTCTTCAATAGACGGGCAGGTGGTCAGGGGAGCGTCACCGCCCACAACAGCGGGACGCCCGCACAGTCAACTCTCTGACCCGCATTAAAGCAGAAGCCCGCGCCCCGCCCCCAGGCACCTGCCCCGGCCGTGTCGTCCTCCGGGTT from Deinococcus seoulensis includes the following:
- the ppk1 gene encoding polyphosphate kinase 1; translation: MTVSPTKSERSDPSSPAAAAVRRKRRAAHPAGMGETVTHSTVANPDSPFLNRELSWLAFNERVLAEARDERNPLLERLKYTAICGSNLDEFFMVRVAGVHRQIAAGVNTPGPDGLQPRETLALVRERTQGMLREIERSTRGILKELHAQGVKLTRVHELGKRARAQLREHYLAEIQPVLTPLVVDPSHPFPYLSNLSLNLAVLLEARDEEEPEFARVKVPVGVLPRIVVIGEALLLLEDVIAAHIAELFKGRQVLAAHAFRVTRNTDYEFEEEEAEDLLATIEDGLRRRRFGSAVRMEVMRDTPPEIIGFLQGRLRLAPEDIYLLDGPLGTADLMGLPVTRPDLSYPAYAPAVPDLDGDEDCGIFDTLRGGDVILHHPYDGFTNILDFLEEASRDPQVLAIKQTLYRTGDDPRLLGALRTAAENGKQVVALIELKARFDEQRNISWARKLERAGAHVVYGVPGLKTHAKVAMVVRRESGGLRRYVHIGTGNYNAKTARLYTDLSLLSAHPDLGADVAELFNHLTGYAAAEYTHLLVAPDTARPGLEALLEREAMHARAGLDAWVRVKVNQLTDPGMIDALYRAAEAGVRVEMIIRGVCCLRPGVNGLSASIRVRSLLGRYLEHARVFAFGNAGSPEVYFGSADWMSRNLDRRVEVIAPVLDDRHRETFLSILDTEWADTRGSWELSATGEYQKLPGDFSAQQVFAAARHPA